ATGACCTAGATATAAATGTGACCTTTCCCAAGAGGACCATTGTGCAGCCTCTTGGTGACCTTACCTATAAAACAGGGGAGAATGAGACCTGTCTCCCCTAGTGCATGCGGAGGAAGCTAGTCAAGTATAAATACACATAAATATGAACAGCCATCGCTGGAAGCAACAAATCTTGAACTTACAGTCTCCTGGGCCCAGTtcttccaaggtatttaggctcctaacttccattgagcCTAACTACCTATGAGGAGCTGGGTCATGGTtcctagcccagtgccctgtcccCTGGTTGAAAGAGGAATCCTGTGTTTATCTGTGCATACAGACACAGCATGCATGGCTCCCAGAAAACCCCTGGGCTCTTCCCCAGGAccagaaataaaacagaatgaTTTTGGATAGGCTAAGTTTTGGGACTTGTTCTTTGGACTGGACATTAGCCTTCAGCAGGGGTAGCCCAACGATCTCCGTTTCACGGGGATCCCTCCCTGATCATTTCTTAGCTGTGCAAAAATATCATGATCAGATTGTTCAAACAGCATACTCAAAATTTAAAAGCAGGCCACTTGGGAGAGCTGTGGCTGGCAAACCCTTTGGTCAAATGAACTCAAGTTGGCATCCCAAAATGCACCTCAGCCGCTGAACTAGAATGCCAGTTTGGGAGCTGATCTGACTATCGACGCCAAGTTCAGATAAGAGACAAAATTCAGAGACCAGGAATTTAAACAGAGAGTGGGTTTCAAACGTAACCATGATGCAGCGATCACTGCTCCATAATAAAAATCCCCTTTGGaatgctcggcagctctccaacacgagtttctacaagccattaccctatgatcccactgagagttaccaaaagcaactacagcatttgctcaagaaacttcctgaaaaagcacaagatcaaatccgcacagacacacccctggaaccccgacctgggatattctatctactacccaagatccataaacctggaactcctgggcaccccatcatttcaggcattggcaccctgacagcaggattgtctggctatgtagactccctcctcaggccctacgctaccagcactcccagctaccttcgagacaccactgacttcctgaggaaacttcaatccatcggtgatcttcctgataacaccatcctggcctctatggatgtagaagccctctacaccaacattccacacaaagatggactacaagccgtcaggaacactatccccgataatgtcacggctaacctggtggctgaactttgtgactttgtccttacccataactatttcacatttggggacaatgtataccttcagatcagcggcactgctatgggtacccgcatggccccacagtatgccaacatttttatggctgatttagaacaacgcttcctcagctctcgtcccctaaagcccctactctacttgcgctatattgatgacatcttcatcatctggacccatggaaaagaagcccttgaggaattccaccatgatttcaacaatttccatcccaccaccaacctcagcctggtccagtccacacaagagatccacttcctggacactacagtgctaataaacaatggtcacataaacaccaccctataccggaaacctactgaccgctattcccacctgcatgcctccagctttcaccctgaccacaccacacgatccatcgtctacagccatgctctgcgatacaaccgcatttgctccaacccctcagacagagacaaacacctacaagatctctgtcaagctttcttacaactacagtacccacctgcggaagtaaagaaacagattgatagagccagaagagttcccagaagttacctactacaggacaggcctaacaaagaaaataacagaacgccactagccgtcaccttcagcccccaactaaaacccctccaacgcattattaaggatctacaacctatcctaaaggatgacccaacactctcacaaatcttgggagacaggccagtccttgcctacagacagccccgcaacctgaagcaaatactcaccaacaaccacataccacacaacagaaccactaacccaggaacttatccttgcaacaaagcctgttgccaattgtgcccacatatctattcaggggacaccatcacagggcctaataacatcagccacactatcagaggctcgttcacctgcacatccaccaatgtgatttatgccatcgtgtgccagcaatgcccctctgccatgtacattggtcaaactggacagtctctacctaaaagaataaatggacacaaatcagatgtcaagaattataacattcataaaccagtcggagaacacttcaatctctctggtcacgcaatcacagacatgaaggtcgctatcttaaaacaaaaaaacttcaaatccagactccagcgagaaactgccgaattggaattcatttgcaaattggatactattaatttaggcttaaatagagactgggagtggctaagtcattatgcaaggtagcctatttcctcttgttttttcctaaccccctccccctcccccagatgttctggtttaacttggatttaaacttggagagtggtcagtttggatgagctattaccagcaggagagtgagtttgtgtgtgtatggggctgggtttttggaggggggtgagggagtgagagaacctagatttgtgcaggaaatggcctaatttgattatcatgcacattgtgtaaaaagttgtcactttggatgggctatcaccagcaggagagtgaatttgtgtggggggggtggagggtgagaaaacctggatttgtgctggaaatggcctaacctgatgattactttagataagctattaccagcaggacagtggggtgggaggaggtattgtttcatattctctgtgtatatataaagtctgctgcagtttccacggtatgcatctgatgaagtgagctgtagctcacgaaagctcatgctcaaataaattggttagtctctaaggtgccacaagtactccttttctctttggaaTTGAGTATCAGCATTGCAGACTCTGCACAACTGATGTTTCACATCCACGACAAAATGTGTCAGATTTAATTGAATGAAACCTCACAGGAATCTCCCAGAATACAACTGATGAACTGACCAACAGGTGGAGCTGATTCCCATTGGTCCTCCCATTTCCCTGCTCCAGGGATGGGTAGTGGATGTGATTGGACCCCAGCTGCTTGCAGTCTAGGGGAGGGTGTTCATTACCTGGAGCAGCTGTGAACTGGCTTTAGGTGCAGGGTATAAAAGGCCCACAGCAGCAGATTCTCCCCATACTGGGTTTGCTACTGGTAGGCAGGATGGGGCACAGAAGTAGCCTGGGCTTTACTCTTCTGTGTTGGGTGGTCAGTGGGGTGACCTGTTACAATCCCTGGGATTTCTCTAGGATTGACTCAGCCATCTGGAGACCCACCCCCAGAGCTGAGCCCCCTCAAGGACAAGCCCATGTGCCTTCTcttgcccagccctccccctggGCTCGGGTTgatgcttcccagctcagggctgtgtccctgctgcagcctgtcaCAGTGCAGTGTGAGGAGGCTCAGATGGTGATCACTGTACACAGGGATCTGTTTGGGATGGGGAGACTGATCAAAGCTGCTGACCTGAGCCTTGGCCAGGCCACCTGCAGGTACACATCCCTTAATGCTGCAGAGAACACTGTGACCTTTGCAGCTGGGCTCCATGAATGTGGCAGCACCTTGCAGGTAAGGCAGCTTCATAGAAACCAGGAGCTTCCTATTTGTGGGATTAAAAAGGGTAACAGTGCAGCACAGGGTCTTGGCTCAGTTACTGAGCCGCTAGCTATTtcttggaggggagggtgtctttttttttttccccttagtctTCAGTCTCCTTACAGTTGAGAACTATTTCATGTCTTTATGCTCCAAAAGGAGGTTTAAGAGCATGCATGGGGAGTGAGCCATGGTGGCTCTGTCAGATTTCACCAGTGGACCCTTGTGCTCAGTCCGAGCCAGGGACTTTGACTGCCAGTAAAGCCCACTTTGGCTCACTGAATTCTGTGAGCTCTCCAAACCCTGTAGATGGGAAGGAGGCAGCTGAATGTGTTTCTGTACTCTGGTAGCGCAGTAACTTGAGAAGTGGAGTGAGTGTGTTttacatgggggggaggggggagcagttACTGTATGGCACATGCCTCAGAATAGGCACAGAGGAAACTCGTGAATAGTCATGCGAAGGGGGCATGACCATAGCTCCAGGATTTCGATGGCTGCTCCAGCAGAATGAGCACAGGAACTACTTGTTGGAAGACATGCCCACTTCCTGGAGAACTGTCTTAAATTCTCAGCTCTCAGCTGAACTCCTTGCCCTTAATCTGTCCAATGtcccctccttccagatgacCCCAGACTCCCTGGTTTACAGCACAAGCCTGAACTataaccccacccctgccagcaacCCAGTGATCCTGAGAACCAATCCAGCTGTGATTCCCATTGAGTGTCACTACCCCAGGTGAGAGTCTGACATGCTCAgatcccctctctccccttctgggaTCTGGCTCAGTGACTGAGGTTTGCTCCTCCTCCCAGGAAGGACAATGTGAGCAGTAAAGCCATCAAGCCAACATGGGTTCCCTTCAGCTCCACCCTGTCTGCTGAGGAGAGGCTGGATTTCTCCCTGCACCTGATGAATGGTAGGTGGAAGGTCCCTCCAGGGgagccctgcctgcctgtctgtcctGCTCACTGTGAACTTGCCTTGCAGATGACTGGAGTGCTGAGAGACCCTCCAATGGATTCCAGCTGGGGGAGGTCATGCATATCCAAGCTGATGTCAGCACTGGGAACCATGTGGCTTTGAGGCTCTTTGTGGATAGCTGTGTGGCCACCCTGAGCCCAGACAGGGACTCCTCTCCTCGCTattctgtcattgacttcaatgggtaagAGCTGGGAGCCCTTTCTAGTCTAGAATCTACCTCAAGTCTGTGGGGATCTTACTAACCAGAGTTCTTGTGTGTAGGTGCCTGGTGGATGGGAGATCAGATGACACCACCTCGGCCTTCATATCCCCCAGGCCCAGGcaggacacactgcagttcaTGGTGGATGTGTTCAGGTTTGCAGGAGATGCCAGGAACTTGGTGAGAGCCCCCATTTCTGCTCCAAGTCGATTTCCCCAAGCTAAGCAGCTGTTAGGGTCCCCTGGGATGGTCCTAACCCCTCTTCCCACTTCCCTTCCAGATCTACATCACCTGTCATCTGAAAGTCACTGCAGCTGagcaagccccagatcccttGAACAAGGCTTGTTCCTTCAACAAAGCAGGCAACATGTGAGTAGCCTAGAACCCCATCAGGGGAGTGACAGGCAGCCTAGAACAGAACTCTTCACTGTAGATGactgttcctgttctgttccaGCTGGTCTCCAGTGGAAGGCACCCGAGACATCTGCAGGTGCTGTGAGACTGGGAACTGCGCATTCCTTGGAGGACAGTCTGGGAGAGGCAGCCCTCTGGacagatggtcagggaggcaCTTCCAGAGAGATGTGGCCTCCAGGCATGGTAGGTTCTGTGCCCACTTCACCTGGGAAGATGTCTGGCTTACTCCAACAGACTGTTCCTGGGGGATCTTCCACCCAAAATGGGATGGATTGGTTTTCTAGTAGTGCTTCTCTCCCAATACAGGTGAGCCCTTGGTGAGGGAAGCTGAGGCTGATGTTGTGGTAGGACCCATAATCATCTTGGATACTGATCAAGGATCAAGGGATCTCTCAGTTGCTCAAATGGAAGCAGAGAAGGCAGCATCAGAGGGTAACTAGTTCTAATGAACAAGTCTCATGGTGCCTCTATTGTCACTACTAATCTACATTAGGTTTGCTGGGAGAAGATGCTCTAAAAGATGGAAGAAATGAGTTTTACAAAGTCAGTTGTAAGAATCCCTTAGTCCAAGGAGGGAGTGTTAATGATGAGTCAAAAAGACTCAAGAAGGGCTCCTTGTTGAGAGGGTCCAACCAGAGCCAGTCACATAGGACTGTCGGCCACTGTAGCCTGGGCTTATCTGCTGGGACATCAGTTGTGTGACCTGAGACCTGCACCTATTATCCAGTGGGATTTATAAAGAGGTGCTGatctcctgctccagccacttcTAGTAGACAAACTCCAATATGTATGGCTATAAAACACTTCAAAAAACACAGCCCTACAATGCAGCTCAAATAAAAAATCCCCCATTTTACTAACTGTGGCCTTCACTCATATACCCAGCAAGTCCCTAGTAGATTTTTGGAGAGGAGAGGTTGCTGGAGAAGCAACTAGCTGCAGTTTTAACCATGTGTCCTTCCTCTTGTAGGATTCTCTTCTACAGCTGGGCTGATCTCAGTGGCAGCTGCCATTGCACTGGCCTTTATTACTCTGGGGATACTTGTATACAGAAGATGCAGCCGTTCCAGTGCCTGAGCAGTCACATGCCTTGGTACCTTCTGTCTAATGTAAATAAACCCCAGTGACTTGATTCTGGTGTGTGATGTATTAATGGGCAAGGGAGATGCCTTCCCTTCTGTGGGAAGGAAATGGTGTGGTTGATGCACCAACCACATTATGGACACACCCACGGGGCTGCATGGGGAGAGATCATGTGAGGGTGAAGAAAGCAGAGATTGCTGCCTTCAGGTTCCCAGAGGCAAATGGCAGGGGGATTTCCCTCCACCTGAACTGTCCATCTGGCACCTGTAACCATTACAGGGCTCTTGCAGTAGAGAGAACACAAATCCCCCAGCCACTGGGCCCTCTGAGTCAAACAGATGCCATGAGGGAGTTCCTACTGACTCCATGACTGGCTTTAGGTGATGCTCTAGGGCAAGGGTTtttaaacttcattgcactgcaatccCTGTTGTCCAACTACTGCCCTGGCCCAGGGGGTCAAACCCCCAGGGCTTaccctggggagcaggggctgtaacctgagccccactgcctaggGCAAAAGACTGAGACCTGCcaaacagggctgaagcccttgtgctttggccctgggcactgGGGCTCAGTCGGCAACTTTAGTTTGAGCCAGTCTAACACAGCCTTGGCaaacccattaaaatggggtggtgacccactttgggatcctaACCTGCAGTTtaagaactgctgctctagggTAACTACTCACCTTAGAGAGAAGGATCAGGGCACTTTAGACAAATTGTTCTCACCATGGACTGAAATCATGGCTGGGGTGAACTCTTTAGGCTCAGGCTAGTTAGTTCTGCAGGCTAGCCCTGTTCTCTTGCCACCAGGCCTAGGCAGAAAGTGtcttaaaaaaaactttccagtTTCTGTGCCCTTACCTGCAGTGTAGTGAGGCCTGTACAACAACGATCATGCAGCCTCTACTCAAACCCAAGTGTAAAGGGCTCTATCCAGCTCTCTACAGTGGTAGACAACACAGCCAACCCTGCTCTGGGACAGGATGTCACTTCTTCAACATCTGCCCTTtagctgtgtggggagcagaTCCAAGGCCAGGGTTGCACAAATAAACATCCTCAgcaggccagaggagagcaaaggGAGCAGCAGCGTGTATGTTCCCAGAACAAGCTCTCTGCCGGAGTGGTTATTCACCCTCTCCCGGGTgatgctgcagggggcaggagcagcctcTTTCCTCCAACACATGCAGCTCTCTGAGCAGGGGCCCTTGGAGGCTTGCTGTGCACCTGCAAGTGGAAGGGACTCTGAGCGAGTAAGGTCCTGACAGGGACTGTCTAAGGTCAGAGCGCCTCATCTACAGTGTCCAATGACTCCCCCAATGccctgggaggaaggggaatGCTGACCACCTTTCATACAAGGGGGAAAAGACAGGGTTATTAAGTGAGGTTGCCCAGGAAGGCTTTGGCACAATGTGGAATTTAACCTTGGTCTCTTGCATGCC
The Eretmochelys imbricata isolate rEreImb1 chromosome 10, rEreImb1.hap1, whole genome shotgun sequence genome window above contains:
- the LOC144271251 gene encoding zona pellucida sperm-binding protein 3-like, giving the protein MGHRSSLGFTLLCWVVSGVTCYNPWDFSRIDSAIWRPTPRAEPPQGQAHVPSLAQPSPWARVDASQLRAVSLLQPVTVQCEEAQMVITVHRDLFGMGRLIKAADLSLGQATCRYTSLNAAENTVTFAAGLHECGSTLQMTPDSLVYSTSLNYNPTPASNPVILRTNPAVIPIECHYPRKDNVSSKAIKPTWVPFSSTLSAEERLDFSLHLMNDDWSAERPSNGFQLGEVMHIQADVSTGNHVALRLFVDSCVATLSPDRDSSPRYSVIDFNGCLVDGRSDDTTSAFISPRPRQDTLQFMVDVFRFAGDARNLIYITCHLKVTAAEQAPDPLNKACSFNKAGNIWSPVEGTRDICRCCETGNCAFLGGQSGRGSPLDRWSGRHFQRDVASRHGEPLVREAEADVVVGPIIILDTDQGSRDLSVAQMEAEKAASEGFSSTAGLISVAAAIALAFITLGILVYRRCSRSSA